A stretch of Melospiza melodia melodia isolate bMelMel2 chromosome 24, bMelMel2.pri, whole genome shotgun sequence DNA encodes these proteins:
- the ASPSCR1 gene encoding tether containing UBX domain for GLUT4, translating to MAAAGGGGAAVSVLAPSGRRVTVRVGPGTVLLQVLEEVCRKQGGSPGEYGLKFQRNVLDLSLQWRFARLPNNAKLEMVPVSSRAGAGTTVRIALQLDDGSRLQDTFLCQQTLWELLNHFAKIRELMEQDGELSPVCIYMRDEISGKDALERTTLKSLGLIGGNAIIRVVMKKCSSSGGEGATVPCNEPTVRQGSMEEAMDVPLPQENTFPKDLEHRDVAVSLNSCTHKQDSIKDSHASLEELQHFPEPEPTPFGPFFGEGEHLGDSPVAVPSSKLPTTFLSPGGPSKPKKSKNSQELRKEQEQLVEREPLICHLDLLEQISDGPEELPDEFFEVTVDDVRKRLAQLQNERKRLEEAPLMTKSLRESQQKEKLERYPKVVVRVHFPDRHVLQGCFHPTETVGILRDFVRSHLASAELPFYLFVAPPRIILNDESLTLFEANLFPTAVIHFGCKERRACYLKSDLLCSAVSPSAADLLVARSLVPSASSTLASVVPSLSAPEAGSDKETIEQPEAASTQGAPQVLRKAPGKIPKWLKLPGGKR from the exons atggcggcggcgggcgggggcggcgccGCGGTGTCGGTGCTGGCGCCCAGCGGGCGGCGGGTCACCGTGCGGGTGGGGCCCGGCACGGTCCTGCTCCAG GTCCTCGAGGAGGTCTGCAGGAAGCAGGGCGGCAGCCCTGGCGAGTACGGCCTGAA GTTTCAGAGGAATGTGTTGGACCTGTCTTTGCAGTGGAGATTTGCTAGGCTGCCCAACAATGCCAAACTGGAGATGGTGCCAgtctccagcagagcaggagctggaacCACG GTTCGGATAGCATTACAACTAGATGATGGCTCCCGCTTGCAAGACACCTTCCTCTGTCAACAGACCTTGTGGGAACTTCTCAACCATTTTGCAAAGATCAG GGAGCTGATGGAACAGGATGGTGAATTGTCTCCAGTCTGTATTTACATGCGGGATGAG ATATCAGGAAAAGATGCCCTGGAGAGGACAACACTGAAATCACTTGGCCTGATTGGAGGCAATGCCATTATCAG AGTTGTCATGAAGAAATGCAGTTCATCTGGTGGGGAGGGTGCCACGGTGCCTTGTAATGAGCCAACAGTGAGGCAAGGCTCCATGGAAGAAGCAATGGATGTGCCACTACCTCAAGAAAACACATTTCCAAAGGACTTGGAGCACAGGGATGTGGCTGTATCTTTAAACAGCTGCACACACAAGCAAGACTCGATTAAAGATTCTCATGCTagcttggaggagctgcagcatttCCCAGAGCCTGAGCCTACCCCGTTTGGCCCTTTTTTTGGAGAGGGAGAGCATCTGGGGGACTCTCCTGTAGCTGTACCATCTTCAAAGCTGCCAACAACTTTTTTGAGCCCTGGAGGTCCTTCTAAGCCAAAGAAGTCTAAGAACAGCCAAGAACTGCGAAAGGAGCAAGAACAG CTTGTAGAACGTGAGCCCCTTATATGTCACCTAGACCTACTGGAACAAATTTCTGATGGCCCAGAAGAGCTTCCTGATGAATTTTTTGAAGTCACAGTGGATGATGTACGGAAACGTTTGGCACAGCTGCAGAATGAGAG GAAACGCCTGGAAGAAGCTCCACTGATGACAAAGTCCTTGAGGGAGTCCCAGCAGAAGGAGAAGTTGGAGCGTTACCCCAAG GTGGTGGTGAGAGTTCATTTTCCAGACCGCCACGTTCTGCAAGGCTGCTTCCATCCCACTGAGACTG TTGGCATTTTGAGAGACTTTGTAAGAAGCCACCTTGCCAGTGCAGAGTTGCCATTTTACTTAT TTGTTGCACCTCCCAGAATCATCTTGAACGATGAAAGTCTGACGCTGTTTGAG GCTAACCTTTTCCCAACTGCTGTGATTCATTTTGGATGCAAGGAGCGCAGGG CTTGTTACCTGAAATCAGACCTGCTGTGCTCTGCAGTTTCTCCTTCTGCAGCTGATTTATTGGTAGCCAG ATCATTAGTTCCTTCTGCTTCATCAACTTTAGCATCAGTGGTTCCATCCCTATCTGCACCAGAAGCGGGAAGTGACAAAGAGACCATTGAGCAGCCAGAAGCAGCCAGCACTCAGGGAGCTCCACAAGTGCTTAGAAAAGCCCCTGGGAAAATACCCAAATGGCTGAAGCTTCCAG gtgggaagagatga
- the CENPX gene encoding centromere protein X isoform X1: MEERGGRAGGFRKDTVDRLLRLHFRDGRTRVNADAQLLMAELLKVFVRVPFPFFRRPAEAAARAARQAQAEDLNKVDIEQLEKVLPQLLLDF, from the exons ATGGAGGAGCGGGGCGGCCGCGCCGGCGGCTTCAGGAAG GACACCGTGGATCGGCTTCTCCGCCTCCATTTCCGGGACGGGAGGACCCGAG TTAACGCGGACGCGCAGCTGCTGATGGCCGAGCTGCTGAAGGTCTTCGTGCGAG TGCCCTTCCCTTTCTTTCGTCGCCCTGCAGAAGCAGCGGCACGGGCAGCTCGGCAGGCCCAGGCAGAGGACCTGAACAAGGTGGATATTGAACAGCTGGAGAAAGTATTGCCGCAGTTG CTTCTGGATTTCTAG
- the CENPX gene encoding centromere protein X isoform X2, which translates to MEERGGRAGGFRKDTVDRLLRLHFRDGRTRVNADAQLLMAELLKVFVREAAARAARQAQAEDLNKVDIEQLEKVLPQLLLDF; encoded by the exons ATGGAGGAGCGGGGCGGCCGCGCCGGCGGCTTCAGGAAG GACACCGTGGATCGGCTTCTCCGCCTCCATTTCCGGGACGGGAGGACCCGAG TTAACGCGGACGCGCAGCTGCTGATGGCCGAGCTGCTGAAGGTCTTCGTGCGAG AAGCAGCGGCACGGGCAGCTCGGCAGGCCCAGGCAGAGGACCTGAACAAGGTGGATATTGAACAGCTGGAGAAAGTATTGCCGCAGTTG CTTCTGGATTTCTAG
- the LRRC45 gene encoding leucine-rich repeat-containing protein 45 isoform X1 — MEQLGREYARLCAAAGAAPQEAVLRRLRGPGGGRLDLAAQSLSLPTCSALGRLLPGAAPLAALALGDCGLSEEGVRLLLNGLCTNTTVKSLDLKGNNLRTTGAEALGKLLRQNKSIRSLTLEWNSLGMWEEGFSFFCQGLRANNFLQRLDLRNNQINHQGAGELAMALTQNTSLQELDLRWNNIGLLGGRALLNCLHSNKTLKRLELAGNNVPGDILKAVEQALDHNQDREAILSEAQNQVNILSKEVLSLKDEKNKQFMDFVDTVDKQKEERARSEKMSAARVSQLQEALDEQHSIMNSLKAKLQMTEAALTLSEQKVHTLGELLSAMKQEQNSVAESHFRELQQQKQEGTDRESKLLHDLSAASEKNLLLRNQVDELERKCKVQQDQLFQVKQDLTNTTAELKLRAVEAEERLEMEKRRFKQSLEDMESLRVKEVDRVAQQMEASERSMHDRIQRLEAIRISLDKELSQVQAAALAERGRAEEELVKVRSQARLEEQQRLEHLEEKLRLMTESRDEAQNCCLKQKEMVAEAQAKAKQLSLYADALKRRLEELQQYVDRKEEEKVTELNKVKVELQEQIGHLEAERTAQDGLREKIAALERQLKALSSNHREALLDKEGEISLLLEKLRMKEAEISRMREEEAQRASFLQNAIMAYVQGSPLGTHSSRK, encoded by the exons ATGGAGCAGCTCGGGCGCGAGTACGCGCGGCTGtgcgcggcggcgggcgcggccccgCAGGAGGCCGTGctgcggcggctgcgggggcCCGGCGGGGGCCGCCTGGACCTGGCGGCGCAGAGCCTCTCGCTGCCCACGTGCAGCGCgctgggccggctgctgcccggggctgCGCCCTTGGCCGCGCTGGCGCTCGGCGACTGCGGCCTGAGCGAGGAAG GTGTAAGACTTTTGTTGAATGGTCTTTGCACCAACACCACAGTCAAATCTTTGGATCTGAAG GGAAATAACCTGCGAACCACGGGAGCTGAGGCTTTGGGAAAACTTCTTAGGCAGAACAAATCCATCAGGAG CCTGACCTTAGAATGGAACAGCCTCGGCATGTGGGAGGAGGGCTTCTCCTTTTTCTGCCAAGGACTGAGAGCAAACAACTTTCTTCAACGTCTGGATCTGCGCAATAACCAGATTAACCATCAAGGGGCTGGAGAGCTGGCCATGGCACTGACACAAAATACCAGTCTTCAGGAGCTGG ATTTGCGATGGAATAACATTGGGCTTCTGGGTGGCCGAGCATTGCTGAACTGCTTGCATAGCAACAAGACCCTGAAGaggctggagctggcagggaaCAATGTTCCTGGTGACATCCTGAAAGCTGTGG AACAAGCCTTGGATCACAACCAAGACCGTGAGGCTATCCTGAGCGAGGCCCAGAATCAAGTGAATATCCTCAGCAAGGAGGTTTTGAGTCTGAAGGATGAGAAGAACAAGCAG TTCATGGATTTTGTGGATACTGTAGACAAGCAGAAAGAAGAAAGAGCCAGGAGTGAGAA AATGTCTGCAGCACGAGTCAGCCAGCTGCAGGAAGCATTGGATGAGCAGCACTCCATTATGAATTCACTGAAAGCCAA GCTGCAGATGACTGaagctgccctgactctgtctgAGCAGAAGGTGCACACGTTGGGAGAGCTGCTGAGTGCCATGAAACAGGAACAAAACTCTGTGGCTGAGTCCCACTTCAGGGAGCTCCAGCAACAAAAGCAG GAAGGTACTGATCGGGAAAGCAAGCTTTTGCATGACTTGTCTGCTGCCAGTGAGAAAAACCTGCTGCTGAGAAATCAG GTGGATGAGTTGGAGAGGAAGTGCAAAGTTCAGCAGGATCAGCTCTTCCAGGTGAAACAAGACTTGACCAACACAACAGCAGAGCTGAAGCTGCGGGCTGTGGAGGCTGAAG AACGTCTGGAAATGGAGAAAAGAAGATTTAAACAAAGCCTTGAAGACATGGAATCCCTTCGGGTAAAAGAG GTGGATCGTGTGGCACAGCAGATGGAGGCCAGTGAACGTTCCATGCACGACAGGATCCAGAGGCTGGAGGCCATCAGGATATCTCTGGACAAG GAGCTGAGCCAAGTCCAAGCAGCTGCACTAGCTGAGCGAGGACGGGCAGAGGAGGAGTTGGTAAAAGTGCGGAGTCAGGCGCGCCTGGAGGAG CAGCAACGCCTAGAACACCTAGAAGAGAAGCTGCGGCTGATGACTGAGTCAAGGGATGAAGCTCAGAACTGCTGCCTTAAGCAAAAGGAAATGGTTGCTGAGGCCCAAGCTAAAGCCAAACAGTTGAGCCTGTATGCTGATGCACTCAAGAGGAGGCTGGAGGAACTTCAGCAG TACGTGGacaggaaggaagaggagaaagtgaCAGAGCTAAATAAGGTGAAAGTGGAATTACAAGAACAGATTGGGCACCTGGAGGCTGAACGCACAGCCCAGGATGGGCTGAGAGAGAAGATTGCAGCTCTGGAAAGACAGCTGAAAG CCCTATCCAGTAATCACCGTGAAGCACTGCTGGACAAGGAGGGTGAGATCTCTTTGCTGCTGGAGAAGCTGAGAATGAAGGAGGCTGAGAtctccaggatgagggaagaggaggCCCAGCGAGCAAGTTTCTTGCAGAATGCCATCATGGCATATGTGCAGGGATCTCCCTTGGGAACCCACAGTTCTAGGAAGTGA
- the LRRC45 gene encoding leucine-rich repeat-containing protein 45 isoform X2: MEQLGREYARLCAAAGAAPQEAVLRRLRGPGGGRLDLAAQSLSLPTCSALGRLLPGAAPLAALALGDCGLSEEGVRLLLNGLCTNTTVKSLDLKGNNLRTTGAEALGKLLRQNKSIRSLTLEWNSLGMWEEGFSFFCQGLRANNFLQRLDLRNNQINHQGAGELAMALTQNTSLQELDLRWNNIGLLGGRALLNCLHSNKTLKRLELAGNNVPGDILKAVEQALDHNQDREAILSEAQNQVNILSKEVLSLKDEKNKQFMDFVDTVDKQKEERARSEKMSAARVSQLQEALDEQHSIMNSLKAKLQMTEAALTLSEQKVHTLGELLSAMKQEQNSVAESHFRELQQQKQEGTDRESKLLHDLSAASEKNLLLRNQVDELERKCKVQQDQLFQVKQDLTNTTAELKLRAVEAEERLEMEKRRFKQSLEDMESLRVKEVDRVAQQMEASERSMHDRIQRLEAIRISLDKELSQVQAAALAERGRAEEELVKVRSQARLEEQRLEHLEEKLRLMTESRDEAQNCCLKQKEMVAEAQAKAKQLSLYADALKRRLEELQQYVDRKEEEKVTELNKVKVELQEQIGHLEAERTAQDGLREKIAALERQLKALSSNHREALLDKEGEISLLLEKLRMKEAEISRMREEEAQRASFLQNAIMAYVQGSPLGTHSSRK; the protein is encoded by the exons ATGGAGCAGCTCGGGCGCGAGTACGCGCGGCTGtgcgcggcggcgggcgcggccccgCAGGAGGCCGTGctgcggcggctgcgggggcCCGGCGGGGGCCGCCTGGACCTGGCGGCGCAGAGCCTCTCGCTGCCCACGTGCAGCGCgctgggccggctgctgcccggggctgCGCCCTTGGCCGCGCTGGCGCTCGGCGACTGCGGCCTGAGCGAGGAAG GTGTAAGACTTTTGTTGAATGGTCTTTGCACCAACACCACAGTCAAATCTTTGGATCTGAAG GGAAATAACCTGCGAACCACGGGAGCTGAGGCTTTGGGAAAACTTCTTAGGCAGAACAAATCCATCAGGAG CCTGACCTTAGAATGGAACAGCCTCGGCATGTGGGAGGAGGGCTTCTCCTTTTTCTGCCAAGGACTGAGAGCAAACAACTTTCTTCAACGTCTGGATCTGCGCAATAACCAGATTAACCATCAAGGGGCTGGAGAGCTGGCCATGGCACTGACACAAAATACCAGTCTTCAGGAGCTGG ATTTGCGATGGAATAACATTGGGCTTCTGGGTGGCCGAGCATTGCTGAACTGCTTGCATAGCAACAAGACCCTGAAGaggctggagctggcagggaaCAATGTTCCTGGTGACATCCTGAAAGCTGTGG AACAAGCCTTGGATCACAACCAAGACCGTGAGGCTATCCTGAGCGAGGCCCAGAATCAAGTGAATATCCTCAGCAAGGAGGTTTTGAGTCTGAAGGATGAGAAGAACAAGCAG TTCATGGATTTTGTGGATACTGTAGACAAGCAGAAAGAAGAAAGAGCCAGGAGTGAGAA AATGTCTGCAGCACGAGTCAGCCAGCTGCAGGAAGCATTGGATGAGCAGCACTCCATTATGAATTCACTGAAAGCCAA GCTGCAGATGACTGaagctgccctgactctgtctgAGCAGAAGGTGCACACGTTGGGAGAGCTGCTGAGTGCCATGAAACAGGAACAAAACTCTGTGGCTGAGTCCCACTTCAGGGAGCTCCAGCAACAAAAGCAG GAAGGTACTGATCGGGAAAGCAAGCTTTTGCATGACTTGTCTGCTGCCAGTGAGAAAAACCTGCTGCTGAGAAATCAG GTGGATGAGTTGGAGAGGAAGTGCAAAGTTCAGCAGGATCAGCTCTTCCAGGTGAAACAAGACTTGACCAACACAACAGCAGAGCTGAAGCTGCGGGCTGTGGAGGCTGAAG AACGTCTGGAAATGGAGAAAAGAAGATTTAAACAAAGCCTTGAAGACATGGAATCCCTTCGGGTAAAAGAG GTGGATCGTGTGGCACAGCAGATGGAGGCCAGTGAACGTTCCATGCACGACAGGATCCAGAGGCTGGAGGCCATCAGGATATCTCTGGACAAG GAGCTGAGCCAAGTCCAAGCAGCTGCACTAGCTGAGCGAGGACGGGCAGAGGAGGAGTTGGTAAAAGTGCGGAGTCAGGCGCGCCTGGAGGAG CAACGCCTAGAACACCTAGAAGAGAAGCTGCGGCTGATGACTGAGTCAAGGGATGAAGCTCAGAACTGCTGCCTTAAGCAAAAGGAAATGGTTGCTGAGGCCCAAGCTAAAGCCAAACAGTTGAGCCTGTATGCTGATGCACTCAAGAGGAGGCTGGAGGAACTTCAGCAG TACGTGGacaggaaggaagaggagaaagtgaCAGAGCTAAATAAGGTGAAAGTGGAATTACAAGAACAGATTGGGCACCTGGAGGCTGAACGCACAGCCCAGGATGGGCTGAGAGAGAAGATTGCAGCTCTGGAAAGACAGCTGAAAG CCCTATCCAGTAATCACCGTGAAGCACTGCTGGACAAGGAGGGTGAGATCTCTTTGCTGCTGGAGAAGCTGAGAATGAAGGAGGCTGAGAtctccaggatgagggaagaggaggCCCAGCGAGCAAGTTTCTTGCAGAATGCCATCATGGCATATGTGCAGGGATCTCCCTTGGGAACCCACAGTTCTAGGAAGTGA